One stretch of Eggerthella lenta DSM 2243 DNA includes these proteins:
- a CDS encoding AI-2E family transporter: protein METPSSEATKTDKAKRSFLIVWTIVGGILLTGVLVYLFNILSVPIGIVIWSIVIVFCLRGPVNKLEKLGVPRVAGTTIAYVLMFVVLALVGLLMFSPAFGVGDQFTNLIESIPGYVQTIAGWGNDLYTRYADVLQNDTVQTWINNALDAIVSWASTFARDSANGVVAIGTGLVNTFVALGFALVVAFWILMELPQLGRECMRLVNPKRHEDLEMLHVTFTRVMGGYIKGTLLQCAIIGVGCVVLFGAIGIPNYAALGGIAGLLNIIPIVGPWLGGALAAIVGVFVSPWIAVIALGGTIAIQQIVYTFISPKIMANSVDVHPALTLIALMAGSAIGGAMSGFTGSLVGMLASIPAVAVAKSVFVYYFEKRMGRQLVSADGVFFQGTTASDGTLDPIADATSPHPDISAAFERVEQRKAEADQKAQHRKKR, encoded by the coding sequence GTGGAGACTCCCAGCTCCGAAGCGACGAAAACCGACAAAGCGAAGCGAAGCTTTCTCATAGTCTGGACGATCGTGGGCGGCATTCTGCTCACGGGCGTTCTCGTTTACCTGTTCAATATCTTGAGCGTGCCTATCGGCATCGTCATCTGGTCCATCGTCATCGTATTCTGCCTGCGAGGACCGGTGAACAAGCTGGAGAAACTGGGCGTTCCCCGCGTGGCCGGCACGACGATCGCCTACGTCCTGATGTTCGTTGTTCTGGCTTTGGTGGGGCTTCTCATGTTCTCGCCGGCGTTCGGCGTGGGCGACCAGTTCACCAACCTCATCGAGAGCATTCCGGGCTACGTTCAGACCATCGCCGGGTGGGGCAACGACCTGTACACGCGCTACGCCGACGTGCTTCAGAACGACACGGTGCAAACGTGGATCAACAATGCGCTGGACGCCATCGTCTCATGGGCTTCGACGTTCGCCCGCGATAGCGCCAACGGCGTGGTCGCCATCGGGACGGGTCTGGTCAACACGTTCGTTGCGCTCGGGTTTGCGCTGGTGGTGGCTTTCTGGATCCTCATGGAGCTTCCGCAGCTTGGACGCGAATGCATGCGCCTCGTCAACCCGAAGCGCCACGAGGATCTGGAAATGCTGCACGTCACGTTCACGCGCGTCATGGGCGGCTACATCAAGGGCACGCTTTTGCAGTGCGCCATCATCGGCGTGGGCTGCGTCGTTCTGTTCGGCGCCATCGGCATCCCGAACTACGCGGCGCTCGGCGGTATCGCCGGCCTGTTGAACATCATCCCCATCGTGGGCCCGTGGCTCGGCGGTGCGCTTGCGGCCATCGTGGGCGTGTTCGTCAGCCCCTGGATCGCGGTCATCGCGCTCGGCGGCACCATTGCCATCCAGCAGATCGTCTATACGTTTATTTCGCCGAAGATCATGGCGAACTCGGTGGACGTTCATCCGGCGCTCACCCTCATCGCTTTGATGGCGGGCTCCGCTATAGGCGGCGCTATGAGCGGCTTCACGGGCTCGCTTGTGGGTATGTTGGCTTCCATTCCCGCCGTCGCGGTTGCGAAGTCGGTTTTCGTGTATTATTTCGAAAAGCGCATGGGGCGGCAGCTGGTAAGCGCAGACGGCGTGTTCTTCCAAGGCACCACCGCCTCGGACGGCACGCTCGATCCCATCGCCGATGCCACGTCGCCGCATCCCGACATCTCGGCGGCGTTCGAGCGCGTCGAGCAGCGCAAGGCCGAGGCCGATCAGAAGGCGCAGCATCGTAAGAAGCGTTGA